A genome region from Deinococcus aerolatus includes the following:
- a CDS encoding metal ABC transporter solute-binding protein, Zn/Mn family produces MIRPLALFLLLSGVASAAPMPVSVTTSIIADLVGNVGGARVAVNTIVPAGTDTHTFQPSTGVIRSLSRSRVLFANGAGLEPWLPQLQKSAPGVPVRPLTAGLKLLRQDGGSDPHAWWNLELAAGYVRNAQKALTALDPAGKTTYASNAAAYLGKLSEADAYARKQFATLPASRRQIVTNHDALNYLADRYGLTIVGAVIPGLSTEREPSARELAALISAVKKSGARVIFTENTVNTRLAEALASETGARIAPPLYTDALGAPGSAGGTFLKAFRFNVDSMVKALR; encoded by the coding sequence ATGATCAGACCGCTTGCCCTTTTCCTGCTGCTTTCCGGGGTGGCCTCTGCCGCGCCCATGCCGGTCAGCGTCACCACCTCCATCATTGCCGACCTCGTCGGTAACGTCGGTGGGGCGCGGGTGGCCGTCAACACCATCGTTCCCGCCGGCACAGACACCCACACCTTCCAGCCGTCCACCGGCGTGATTCGCAGCCTGAGTCGGAGCCGTGTGTTGTTCGCCAACGGCGCGGGCCTGGAGCCGTGGCTGCCGCAGTTGCAGAAATCCGCGCCTGGCGTGCCGGTCAGGCCGTTGACGGCGGGCCTGAAGCTGCTGCGGCAGGACGGCGGCAGCGACCCCCATGCCTGGTGGAACCTGGAACTGGCGGCGGGTTACGTCAGGAACGCGCAGAAGGCGTTGACGGCGCTGGACCCGGCAGGGAAAACCACCTATGCCAGCAACGCTGCCGCGTACCTCGGCAAGCTGAGCGAGGCTGACGCGTATGCCAGAAAACAGTTCGCCACGCTGCCCGCCAGCAGGCGCCAGATCGTGACCAACCATGACGCGCTGAACTACCTTGCGGACCGCTACGGCCTGACGATTGTGGGGGCGGTGATTCCCGGCCTCAGCACCGAGCGCGAGCCCAGCGCACGGGAACTCGCGGCGCTGATCTCAGCGGTGAAGAAAAGCGGGGCCAGGGTGATCTTCACCGAAAACACCGTGAACACCCGGCTGGCCGAGGCGCTGGCCAGCGAAACGGGCGCGCGCATCGCCCCGCCGCTGTACACCGACGCGCTGGGCGCACCGGGCAGCGCCGGCGGCACATTCCTGAAGGCGTTCCGTTTCAATGTGGACAGCATGGTCAAGGCGCTGCGCTGA
- a CDS encoding IclR family transcriptional regulator has protein sequence MKKSSDPLQTTGPTYGITVLESALQVLEAVGEHPGLKARQLAELTGLTKSKVFRIIRTLESLGYVTVDADHASVLGRSAYLLGKRAEQQWSLSKAATPVLDELAALTMENVHLVVREGLHSLVLDVRISPQPIRMYAQVGRIGPLHAGGTPKVLLAHAPQEVVEQVLHSSLDQFTGTTVNNAEDLQAILRRIRTDGYHLALSDLEEDTFSIAAPVFDHHGQVIAALSVAGPMMRLDPTKRRDFISAVVGAARRLSQALGYRGDLSSLSRAAD, from the coding sequence ATGAAAAAGTCAAGTGACCCCCTTCAGACCACCGGACCCACGTATGGCATCACCGTCCTCGAGTCCGCCCTTCAGGTGCTGGAGGCCGTTGGAGAACATCCTGGCCTCAAAGCCCGTCAACTGGCTGAGCTGACGGGGCTGACCAAGAGCAAGGTCTTCCGCATCATCCGAACGCTGGAGAGTCTCGGCTACGTGACCGTCGACGCAGATCATGCCAGCGTGCTGGGCCGCAGCGCGTACCTGTTGGGCAAACGCGCCGAACAGCAGTGGTCACTGTCGAAGGCTGCCACGCCGGTTCTGGATGAGCTGGCGGCCCTGACCATGGAAAACGTACATCTGGTTGTGCGCGAGGGACTTCATTCGCTGGTCCTGGACGTCCGGATTTCGCCTCAACCCATCCGCATGTACGCGCAGGTGGGGCGCATCGGGCCACTTCACGCCGGCGGCACCCCCAAAGTTCTGCTGGCCCACGCACCTCAAGAGGTGGTCGAGCAGGTCTTGCACTCCAGTCTGGATCAGTTCACCGGCACCACCGTCAACAACGCAGAGGACCTGCAGGCCATCCTTCGCCGGATCCGGACCGACGGCTATCATCTCGCGCTTTCTGATCTCGAAGAGGACACGTTCTCGATCGCCGCACCGGTCTTTGACCACCACGGTCAGGTGATTGCCGCGCTGAGCGTTGCTGGCCCAATGATGCGGCTTGATCCCACCAAGCGTCGTGATTTTATTTCTGCGGTGGTGGGCGCTGCACGCCGACTGTCCCAGGCGCTGGGGTACCGTGGGGACCTGTCGTCGCTGAGCCGGGCGGCGGATTGA
- the trxB gene encoding thioredoxin-disulfide reductase: protein MTTTLPQTQDYDVVIVGGGPAGLTAAIYTGRASLSTLILEKGLPGGQIAQTEEVENYPGFPEPISGMELAGRMQQQAEKFGGKIEMDEVEAIEQTGDAHYPFVVKGYGGNYRAKSVILATGANPKRLNVPGEEEFWGRGVSTCATCDGFFYRGKKVVVIGGGDAAVEEGLFLTKFADEVTLIHRRDTLRANKVAQARAFANPKMKFIWDTAVEEIQGDGAVSGVRMRNLKTGEVSDMAIDGVFIFIGHVPNTEFVKDTVRLREDGYVDVTDEIYTSVPLLFAAGDVSDYIYRQLGTSVGAGTRAAMSAERALAALEVAGAETAAD, encoded by the coding sequence ATGACCACCACCCTTCCCCAAACACAGGACTATGACGTCGTGATCGTCGGCGGCGGCCCCGCCGGACTGACGGCTGCCATCTACACGGGGCGTGCCAGCCTCAGCACCCTGATTCTGGAAAAGGGGCTGCCCGGCGGCCAGATCGCCCAGACCGAGGAGGTCGAGAACTACCCCGGCTTTCCCGAGCCGATCAGCGGCATGGAACTCGCAGGGCGGATGCAGCAGCAGGCCGAGAAATTCGGCGGCAAGATCGAGATGGACGAGGTTGAGGCCATCGAGCAGACCGGCGATGCCCACTACCCCTTTGTGGTGAAGGGCTATGGCGGCAACTACCGTGCCAAGAGCGTGATTCTGGCGACGGGCGCCAACCCCAAGCGCCTGAACGTGCCGGGCGAGGAGGAGTTCTGGGGCCGGGGCGTCAGCACCTGCGCCACCTGTGACGGCTTCTTCTACCGGGGCAAGAAGGTGGTCGTGATCGGTGGGGGAGACGCCGCCGTGGAGGAAGGCCTGTTCCTGACCAAGTTCGCGGATGAGGTCACCCTGATCCACCGCCGCGACACCCTGCGTGCCAACAAGGTGGCCCAGGCCCGGGCGTTTGCCAACCCCAAGATGAAGTTCATCTGGGACACCGCCGTCGAGGAGATTCAGGGCGACGGCGCGGTCAGTGGCGTGCGCATGAGGAACCTCAAGACGGGCGAGGTCAGCGACATGGCAATAGACGGCGTGTTCATCTTCATCGGCCACGTGCCGAACACCGAGTTCGTCAAGGACACCGTCAGGTTGCGCGAGGACGGTTACGTCGACGTCACCGACGAGATTTACACCAGCGTGCCGCTGCTGTTCGCGGCGGGTGATGTCAGCGACTACATCTACCGTCAACTGGGCACCAGCGTCGGCGCAGGCACCCGCGCCGCCATGAGCGCCGAACGTGCGCTGGCGGCGCTGGAAGTGGCCGGGGCGGAGACGGCGGCCGACTGA